The following are encoded in a window of Poecile atricapillus isolate bPoeAtr1 chromosome 3, bPoeAtr1.hap1, whole genome shotgun sequence genomic DNA:
- the CEP43 gene encoding centrosomal protein 43 isoform X2, protein MAAAATEEDTELRDLLVQTLESSGVLNKIKAELRAAVFLALEEQEKVENKAPLLNGLDGRENLARDLGITEAEGTVGGPLLLEVVRKCQQKKTSGGREVPPVLSDSQCPTSKSSEGRSSAHSIPNKATENTQSDTSVSSGEASKRSIHFLPNETKLDPQLENKDLNTKEKSDPVVDEDDVEEDSFFDDPVPKPERTYSWKTETNKTGGLASLSDAPALKSGLSSLTGAPLLKESDNLDRNSVLKDLRLVNAKLGSLELGNGDDDEYADDFNSTSHRSEKSDISIGEEIDEISVGTEESNASDKLESITQDLTISQLSDVADYLEDVA, encoded by the exons ATGGCGGCTGCGGCGACGGAGGAGGACACGGAGCTGCGGGACCTGCTGGTGCAGACGCTGGAGAGCAGCGGGGTGCTTAATAAGATTAAG GCAGAGTTACGTGCAGCTGTGTTTTTGGCATTAGAAGAACAAGAGAAAGTAGAG AACAAAGCACCTCTG CTAAATGGCCTTGATGGTCGAGAAAACTTAGCTCGAGATTTGGGAATTACGGAAGCAGAAGGTACTGTGGGTGGTCCCCTGTTGTTGGAGGTTGTTAGGAAGTGtcagcagaaaaagacttcAGGCGGTAGAGAA GTGCCTCCAGTTCTAAGTGACAGCCAGTGCCCCACATCAAAATCATCTGAGGGACGGTCAAGTGCACACTCTATACCAAATAAG GCTACTGAGAACACTCAGAGTGATACAAGTGTCTCATCAGGGGAAGCAAGCAAAAGAAGTATTCATTTTCTGCCTAATGAAACAAAACTAGATCCTCAACTAGAAAACAAAGACTTGAATACCAAAGAAAAAAGTGATCCAGTTGTGGATGAAGATGATGTAGAGGAAGATTCTTTCTTTGATGACCCTGTACCCAAACCAGAAAGAACTTACAGCTG gAAAACAGAGACTAATAAAACAGGAGGTCTAGCATCCCTTTCTGATGCACCAGCTCTAAAAAGTGGTTTAAGCTCCCTGACTGGTGCACCTTTGCTAAAGGAGTCTGATA ATTTGGATAGAAACTCTGTTTTAAAAGACCTGCGGTTGGTGAATGCAAAGCTGGGATCACTGGAATTAG gAAATGGAGATGATGATGAATATGCTGATGACTTCAACAG tACCAGTCATCGCTCAGAAAAAAGTGACATCAGTATTGGTGAAGAAATAGACGAAATTTCTGTGGGAACAGAAGAGTCAAATGCCAGTGATAAA cTCGAAAGCATCACACAAGACCTTACCATTTCTCAGTTAAGTGACGTTGCAGATTATCTAGAAGATGTGGCATAG
- the CCR6 gene encoding C-C chemokine receptor type 6, producing the protein MNFTDPCSTDYPYYSDYASLIMQPCSKLEVRNFTRAFLPVAYSLICIIGLLGNIFVVMTFALYERTKSMTDVYLFNMAIADILFVLTLPLWAVNYAADEWIFGDFICKMTRGIYAINFSCGMLLLAFISVDRYIAIVQATKSFKLRARTLAHSKLICLAVWISSILISSSSFLYSESYSFSINETKEICDHRFDGMSESTTLKSLLLWLQVSFGFFIPLIFMIFCYTFIVRSLQQAQNSKRNKAIRVIVLIVAVFLVCQVPYNIVLLITAVNMGKIDKSCDSDKIMAYAKYTTEAIAFLHCCVNPVLYAFIGVKFRSYFVKLMKDLWCKRDKKDNKRSLRTNSDTYHSRQTSEILTDNGSSFTI; encoded by the exons ATGAATTTT ACAGACCCTTGTTCCACAGATTACCCCTATTATTCAGACTATGCTTCTCTAATCATGCAACCTTGTTCTAAGCTGGAGGTCAGGAACTTCACAAGAGCATTTCTGCCAGTTGCATATTCGTTGATTTGTATCATCGGCCTCTTGGGTAACATCTTTGTGGTGATGACCTTCGCTTTATACGAAAGAACCAAGTCCATGACGGATGTGTACCTCTTCAACATGGCCATAGCAGACATACTGTTTGTTCTTACTCTTCCACTGTGGGCAGTGAATTATGCAGCTGACGAATGGATTTTTGGTGACTTCATTTGCAAAATGACTAGAGGTATCTATGCAATCAACTTCAGCTGTGGCATGCTGCTTTTGGCCTTTATCAGCGTGGACCGGTACATTGCTATCGTACAGGCAACAAAGTCTTTTAAACTCAGGGCAAGGACTCTGGCACATAGTAAACTCATTTGTTTGGCTGTGTGGATATCATCAATTTTAATCTCCAGTTCCTCTTTTCTGTACAGTGAAAGTTACAGCTTCTCCATCAATGAAACCAAAGAGATTTGTGATCACAGATTTGACGGAATGTCTGAAAGCACGACGCTGaaatcactgctgctgtggctaCAAGtttcatttggattttttataCCTTTAATATTCATGATTTTTTGTTACACCTTCATTGTCAGATCCTTACAACAAGCTCAGAAttccaaaagaaacaaagcaatcCGTGTAATTGTATTAATTGTAGCTGTTTTCCTAGTTTGCCAGGTACCTTATAACATTGTACTTCTCATAACAGCTGTCAATATGGGCAAGATTGACAAATCTTGTGACAGTGACAAGATAATGGCTTATGCAAAATACACCACTGAAGCCATAGCATTTTTACACTGTTGTGTGAACCCTGTGCTCTATGCATTTATTGGAGTGAAGTTCAGAAGTTATTTTGTGAAGCTGATGAAGGACCTATGGTGCAAGAGAGACAAGAAAGACAATAAACGTAGTTTAAGGACAAACTCTGATACTTATCATTCAAGACAGACTAGTGAAATTCTGACTGACAATGGATCATCTTTTACTATATAA
- the CEP43 gene encoding centrosomal protein 43 isoform X1, producing the protein MAAAATEEDTELRDLLVQTLESSGVLNKIKAELRAAVFLALEEQEKVENKAPLVNESLKSFLGTKDGRLVAGLVAEFLRFFNLDFTLAVFQPESSTLNGLDGRENLARDLGITEAEGTVGGPLLLEVVRKCQQKKTSGGREVPPVLSDSQCPTSKSSEGRSSAHSIPNKATENTQSDTSVSSGEASKRSIHFLPNETKLDPQLENKDLNTKEKSDPVVDEDDVEEDSFFDDPVPKPERTYSWKTETNKTGGLASLSDAPALKSGLSSLTGAPLLKESDNLDRNSVLKDLRLVNAKLGSLELGNGDDDEYADDFNSTSHRSEKSDISIGEEIDEISVGTEESNASDKLESITQDLTISQLSDVADYLEDVA; encoded by the exons ATGGCGGCTGCGGCGACGGAGGAGGACACGGAGCTGCGGGACCTGCTGGTGCAGACGCTGGAGAGCAGCGGGGTGCTTAATAAGATTAAG GCAGAGTTACGTGCAGCTGTGTTTTTGGCATTAGAAGAACAAGAGAAAGTAGAG AACAAAGCACCTCTGGTAAATGAAAGCTTGAAAAGTTTTTTAGGTACAAAGGATG GTCGCTTGGTAGCAGGTCTTGTTGCAGAATTTCTACGGTTTTTCAATCTTGATTTTACTTTAGCTGTTTTTCAGCCTGAATCAAGCACC CTAAATGGCCTTGATGGTCGAGAAAACTTAGCTCGAGATTTGGGAATTACGGAAGCAGAAGGTACTGTGGGTGGTCCCCTGTTGTTGGAGGTTGTTAGGAAGTGtcagcagaaaaagacttcAGGCGGTAGAGAA GTGCCTCCAGTTCTAAGTGACAGCCAGTGCCCCACATCAAAATCATCTGAGGGACGGTCAAGTGCACACTCTATACCAAATAAG GCTACTGAGAACACTCAGAGTGATACAAGTGTCTCATCAGGGGAAGCAAGCAAAAGAAGTATTCATTTTCTGCCTAATGAAACAAAACTAGATCCTCAACTAGAAAACAAAGACTTGAATACCAAAGAAAAAAGTGATCCAGTTGTGGATGAAGATGATGTAGAGGAAGATTCTTTCTTTGATGACCCTGTACCCAAACCAGAAAGAACTTACAGCTG gAAAACAGAGACTAATAAAACAGGAGGTCTAGCATCCCTTTCTGATGCACCAGCTCTAAAAAGTGGTTTAAGCTCCCTGACTGGTGCACCTTTGCTAAAGGAGTCTGATA ATTTGGATAGAAACTCTGTTTTAAAAGACCTGCGGTTGGTGAATGCAAAGCTGGGATCACTGGAATTAG gAAATGGAGATGATGATGAATATGCTGATGACTTCAACAG tACCAGTCATCGCTCAGAAAAAAGTGACATCAGTATTGGTGAAGAAATAGACGAAATTTCTGTGGGAACAGAAGAGTCAAATGCCAGTGATAAA cTCGAAAGCATCACACAAGACCTTACCATTTCTCAGTTAAGTGACGTTGCAGATTATCTAGAAGATGTGGCATAG